In Carya illinoinensis cultivar Pawnee chromosome 9, C.illinoinensisPawnee_v1, whole genome shotgun sequence, the following are encoded in one genomic region:
- the LOC122277126 gene encoding receptor-like protein 6, with the protein MAFGQCLGDQQSLLLQLKNNLVFDREFSTKLVHWNESTDCCLWEGVTCSEGRVIGLDLSSEGISDELDDSSSLFGLQYLQNLSLANNDFWFQNSTYEIPSKLDRLTNLIYLNLSHADFGGQIPIVISRLTRLVVLDLSRRPSCRSAAYERSCDEWPSTKLENPNLKMLVQNLSELIEIHLDGVNISAPGNEWCEALSSSLPNLRVLSLSNSYISGPLDPSLINLQALVSINLADNNLNTSVPEFVGDFKNLRYLFLSNSWLYGTFPKKIFQLPMLEILDLSQNDLLGGSLPDFPSNGSLQTLLLSRTEFSGVLPDSFGKLTMLSTIDLSYCDFRGSIPESMASLTQLVYLDLSYNHFSGPIPSFNMAKNLKEIHLFNNDLTGHITSTDWAMFQNLEILDLQNNFLTGIIPVSLFSLPLLRRLILSNNSFSGQLNEFSNVSSDQLIEVYLDSNNLEGPIPMSVFELRGLRFLTLASNNFNGSLKHDDMIQQLSSPKNLDLPSQLKKFPDFLRNQSNLHHLDLSNNQIHGEIPSWIWIPTLNYLDLSHNYFVTLQGPLTNASGIYSLYLQSNQLQGPLPVFTVDASVLDFSRNNFSSIPTNIGNILRNVEFLSLSSNKLNTSIPGSICNISELQVLDMSNNSVSGTIPHCLFEMVNSGPLEVLNLEGNNLRGKISDTFLGNCSLHTLTLNGNQLEGGLPKSLDNCKSLQVLDLGNNHIQDIFPCYLKNISSLRVLVLRSNKFYGSIGCPSHNATWPMLQIIDLASNNFSGNLPSNSLAGWKAMTIDEVGAQLEPDQLGIQGYYQDTVTITMKGQKLVLEKILTIFTSIDFSCNNFDGHIPEELGGLKYLHILNLSHNAFTGQIPSTLAKLSNLESLDLSSNELTGEIPQQLADGLIFLSVINLSFNQLVGRIPRIKQFATFSETSYEGNKGLCGFPLKENCSGDGVPPIFEETHSNSGIVVDWNYLSAELGFVFGFGIVIMPLMFWKRWRFWYSKKIDDIPFKIFPKLYLGKEYRRKPMHRNQAGRRHQG; encoded by the coding sequence ATGGCTTTTGGCCAGTGTCTCGGCGATCAACAATCCTTGTTGCTCCAACTGAAAAACAATCTCGTATTCGACAGAGAGTTTTCGACAAAACTGGTGCACTGGAATGAAAGTACTGACTGTTGTTTGTGGGAAGGTGTAACCTGCAGTGAGGGACGTGTTATTGGTCTCGACTTGAGCAGCGAAGGAATCTCCGACGAACTGGACGATTCAAGCAGCCTCTTCGGTCTTCAGTATCTGCAGAACCTCAGTTTGGCAAATAACGACTTCTGGTTCCAGAACTCGACATATGAAATTCCTTCTAAGCTCGACCGGCTGACGAATTTGATTTACTTGAACCTATCACATGCTGACTTTGGAGGTCAGATTCCAATTGTGATTTCGCGCTTGACAAGGTTGGTTGTTCTTGATTTATCTAGGCGACCGTCATGTCGATCTGCTGCCTATGAACGGTCATGCGATGAATGGCCATCGACAAAACTTGAGAATCCAAATCTTAAGATGCTCGTTCAGAACCTTTCTGAGCTTATAGAAATTCATCTTGATGGCGTTAACATATCAGCACCAGGGAATGAGTGGTGCGAAGCCTTGTCTTCTTCACTGCCAAATCTGAGAGTGTTGAGCTTGTCAAATAGTTATATTTCAGGCCCTCTTGATCCATCCTTAATTAATCTTCAGGCTCTTGTGAGTATAAATCTCGCAGATAACAACCTCAATACTTCAGTTCCAGAGTTCGTGGGAGATTTCAAAAACTTGAGGTACTTGTTTCTTAGTAATTCTTGGTTGTACGGCACATTTCCAAAAAAGATCTTCCAGTTACCAATGCTTGAGATTCTTGACTTGTCCCAAAATGATCTACTGGGAGGTTCATTGCCAGATTTTCCTTCGAATGGATCTCTCCAAACCCTTCTGCTCAGCAGAACAGAGTTTTCAGGTGTATTGCCAGATTCTTTTGGTAAGCTTACAATGTTATCCACAATAGATCTTAGCTATTGTGATTTCAGAGGATCGATCCCAGAGTCAATGGCAAGCCTCACTCAGTTAGTTTATTTGGACCTCTCATACAACCATTTCAGCGGACCAATTCCATCGTTCAACATGGCCAAGAATTTGAAGGAAATACATCTTTTTAATAATGATCTTACTGGCCATATTACTTCCACTGACTGGGCCATGTTTCAGAATCTAGAAATTCTCGACTTGCAGAACAACTTCCTTACGGGCATTATTCCGGTTTCTCTGTTTTCCCTTCCATTACTTCGGAGATTAATACTTTCAAACAATAGTTTTTCTGGTCAACTCAATGAATTTTCTAATGTTTCTTCAGACCAACTGATTGAAGTTTATTTGGATAGTAACAACTTGGAAGGGCCAATTCCTATGTCTGTCTTTGAACTTCGAGGTCTTCGGTTCCTTACACTTGCTTCAAACAACTTTAATGGTTCCTTGAAACATGATGATATGATTCAACAATTGAGTTCTCCCAAAAATCTTGATCTTCCGAGTCAGTTAAAAAAGTTTCCTGATTTCTTGAGAAACCAATCTAACTTACACCACCTAGATCTTTCCAACAACCAGATTCACGGAGAGATACCCAGCTGGATTTGGATTCCTACTCTTAACTACTTAGATCTCTCTCATAACTACTTTGTGACTCTACAAGGACCTTTAACCAATGCTTCTGGGATATACTCTCTGTACCTTCAGTCTAACCAGCTCCAGGGGCCATTGCCAGTTTTCACAGTAGATGCCTCTGTTTTGGATTTTTCAAGGAATAATTTCAGCTCTATACCAACTAACATTGGTAACATCCTTAGAAATGTTGAGTTCTTGTCTCTTTCAAGCAATAAACTCAATACAAGTATCCCTGGATCAATATGTAATATCTCAGAACTCCAAGTTCTAGATATGTCGAACAATTCCGTGAGTGGAACTATCCCCCACTGCTTgtttgagatggtaaattctgGGCCACTAGAGGTGCTGAACCTAGAGGGCAACAATCTCAGGGGAAAAATTTCTGATACATTTCTAGGCAATTGTAGCCTACATACCTTAACTCTTAACGGAAACCAACTTGAAGGAGGGCTACCAAAATCTCTGGATAATTGCAAATCCTTGCAAGTTTTAGACCTTGGGAATAACCACATCCAAGATATCTTTCCATGTTACTTGAAGAACATATCCAGCTTGCGTGTTCTCGTTTTAAGATCGAACAAATTCTACGGGTCCATTGGTTGTCCAAGCCATAATGCAACGTGGCCAATGCTACAAATTATAGACTTGGCTTCGAACAATTTTAGTGGCAACCTTCCGAGTAATTCCTTGGCCGGATGGAAGGCAATGACAATTGATGAAGTTGGGGCCCAGTTAGAGCCTGATCAACTGGGAATTCAAGGGTATTATCAAGATACGGTAACAATTACCATGAAAGGTCAAAAGCTGGTGCTAGAGAAGATCCTAACTATTTTTACCTCCATTGATTTTTCGTGCAACAATTTCGATGGGCATATACCTGAAGAACTGGGAGGACTCAAATACCTACATATTCTCAATTTGTCACATAATGCATTCACCGGCCAAATTCCATCGACTCTGGCAAAACTGAGTAATCTCGAGTCATTAGACCTATCAAGTAACGAGCTCACAGGAGAGATTCCTCAACAACTTGCAGATGGTCTGATTTTCCTCTCTGTCATCAACCTTTCATTCAATCAACTGGTGGGAAGGATTCCACGGATCAAGCAATTTGCTACATTTTCGGAAACATCCTATGAAGGGAATAAAGGATTATGtggctttccattgaaagaaaatTGCAGTGGTGATGGAGTGCCTccaat